The DNA window AGCATCGCGCGGGATTCTCGACCAACCGGACGATCACGACCCAACTCGCTATCGTGGATGTTGGATCACATCGCGCGCCGGTCATCCCTCTTCTTACGTGCGATCCGCCCAAAGAGGGACAGAAAGCTGGTAGCGATGACAGGCAACGAACACGACAGCGCCCTCCAGCGGTTGGAGGTGGCCTTGGAGCATCAGGATCGCGCGCGCGCCCTATACCAGGCCGCCATCGGCACGTCGTCGGAGCTCGGCGCCTACACCAGGCTGTCTGCGGCGAATGAGCAAGTCTCAGCACGCGGAGCCTGGCTCGACTGGGTCGACGACGAAAACTACCGGGGCGTCCACGCAGGCCCGTTCTCGCTCCGTGCCGAGAACGACGAGCGCGGCCGCAGCAGTAGCGCCGCTGGCGAGGGCTGATTGCTGCTAGCGTCGATCACATCAGGCCGGCGTTCGTCGCCGGCGCGTGGTGCAAGCGCCCGTAGTCGTTGCTCGAACAGCATCCTCCGCGTACGCCGCACATAGACCGGAGGAAGACATGGCAACAGGAACCGTGAAGTGGTTCAACGACGACAAGGGCTTCGGCTTCGTCACCCCTGACGATGCCGGCAAGGATCTCTTCGTCCATCACAGCGGCATCGCCGGCGACGGCTTCAAGTCGCTCCGCGAGGGGGCAAAGGTCTCCTACGACGCGGAGGCCGGCGACAAGGGCCCGAAGGCCGTCAACGTACAGCCGCTCTAGCGCCACCCCACAGGCTCGGTTGAGAGGGTCGCTTCGGCGGCCCTCCAACGTATTCGGGCCCGCCTGGCCGTCATCGACGACGTCCTCCGGGCTCTCCCCGACAAAGAACGGACAGGCATGGGCTCGAGTGGCAAACAGAAGACCACGACGGCAAAGCGCGTCCGCGAAGCGAAGCTCCGCGAGCGCCGAATCGAAAAGCAAGCCAGGAAAGACGCGCGCAAGCTGGCGGCAGGCGATCGCGCGGACGCGCTCACGAACGCGAGCGGGTCGCCCTCGTCGGGGGAGGCGGACGCGCCTCCCGACTCCACCCGTGACTAGCAGCGATCGATGTCGGCGCCCCTGAAGGGACAACATCGGCCTCCACCATGTCCACCACCTGCTTACGCGACGTCGGCGCTGGCCTCGGATGAGCCGCGCTTTTCGAACACCAGCCGGTAGTGGTCGAGCAGCTCCCGCTCGAAGCAGACCATGTTGGCGCTCACGCCCGAGGTGAAGGCGAGCCGGAAGTCGGCGCTCGTCATCCAGCGAGGCAGCAACCGGAGCTTGAGCAGCGTCTTCCTGAGGCTGCGCGTCCCGATCCGCGCGTTCCACTCACGGATCGTTTCGATGTAGTCGAGGCGGCCGCTCACGGCCGACACGAGGCGGAAACGCGGCTGGGCACAGGCGGTCACCTGCTCCTTACCAAACGGCAGCCAGGATCCAGGGAACTGGCGACCTAGGAGCGCGAGCAACCATGCGTCCGAGCTTCGCGGCGGAAGCCCGCGGAGCGCCTGCATATCGATCTGCTCGCGGGGGATCATGTTGCGGCCGAAGACCATCGTCTGGAGGTAGAAGCGACCAGCGTCAGGTAACAGCTCGGCCACGCGGACGAACAGGCCGCGATAGATCTGCTCCTGACGGCCGGCCTCGAAGTCCTCCGGAGAGCAGAAGTGCTCAAACGCGCCGAGGCTCGCCACGCCATCGAAGCCGCCGAAGCGCCCGCGCGTCACCTGGCGCGCGTCCTGGAGATGCACATCGAGGCCGTGACGCCGGCAGGCCGCCAACTGCGCAGAGGACAAGGTCACCCCGACACCCAGCCCGCCGCGTTCGCGGATGTAGCCAAGCAACGGCCCCCAGCCACAGCCCAGGTCAAGCACCCGCCGCCCCGGGCCGATCCCAATCTGCTCGGCCACGTAGTCGTGCTTGCGCCGCTGCGCCTGCTCGAGGCTGAGCGAGAAGTCACCGTCGTACTTGGCTCCACTGAAATCCGCCAGCTCTCCGAGGCTGAGCCGAATCACGCGGTCCGTCAGCGAATAGGTGAACTCAATGTCGCCGCGGTCGGCCAACACGCTCCACGGTCGAGGTCACCTCGCATCATCCAGGGTTCCGGCGTCGATCTCTTCCTGAACGGGTCTAAGCTCGGTGTATGCCAAATACCGGCGCTGACCCAGTCGGGTCGTAACGGCCCACCGCCTGTCGCGCCGCTCCCCTTGGCTTCGTCATTCGCGCGGACGCACCCACTAGCGCGTACATCTGAAAGGACCTCCGTATGCCTCTCTTCTTTTTCACCGTAGAGCAGCAGGAGCGTGCCATCGTGGAGCGGTTCGGCAAGTTCGTACGCGTTGCCGGCCCGGGACTTCAACGCAAGTCGCCGTTCGTCGAGCGCGTGGCCGGGCGCATGAGCCTGCAGGTCGAGCAATTGAACGCGGACATCGAGACGAAGACGCAGGACAACGTGTTCGTCGTCGTCAAGCTCGCGATCCAGTACATGGTCAGCGCCGACGACTCGAAGGTCAAGGACGCCTTCTACAAGCTCGACGATCCCGAGGTGCAGATGAAGTCCTACGCCTTCGACGTGGTCCGCTCGCACATCCCGACGATGGAGCTCGACGAGGCGTACGCCGACGCCGACACCATCGCCAAGCACATCCAGGACACCCTCCAGAAGCAGATGGCGGACTATGGCTACGAGATCATCAAGGCGTTGATCACGAACATCGAGCCCGACCAGCGTGTCAGGGACGCGATGAACAACATCAACGCGGCGCGTCGCAACCAGGAGGCCGCGACGGCGCAGGGTGAGGGCGACAAGACCCTGCGGATCAAGAAGGCGGAGGCGGAGTCGGAGGCGATGCGGCTCCACGGCGAAGGAGTCGCCGCGGAGCGCAAGGCGATCGCCCAGGGGCTGAAGGACTCGCTCGCCTTGATCGCCGACGAGAGCACGATCGACCCCAAGGAGGCGATGGGCCTGGTCGCGCTGACGCAGTACATGGACACGATCCGGTCGGTCGGCGAGCACGGCAACATGACCACGCTGCTGCTGCCGCACTCGCCCGCCTCGGTCGGCTCGCTGATGGACCAGGTCCAAGCGGGCATGCTTACCGGCAACCTCGCGGCGGACGCGGCAACAGGTGGCGGCAACGGCGTGGCCAGCGCCTCCAGGCGCCCGTCCCCGCCGGCCAGCGACGGCGACTGAGGCCAGCAGCCTCAGGGACGGTCAGCCCAAATGAGTGACGGCGGGCAAGGAATGCTGGCGCTGCTCGGCATCGACCCGGACGCGCGGCTGCTCGACGAGGATCTCGCCAACCTCCCCGACGCCGAGCAGCTTCGGGAGCCGCCCGTCACGACGAGCATGCAGCACAACCGACTGGTCGCGGCAGGATCAGCGCTGACCGGCGCCACGCTGATCGGAGGCGTGGCCCTGGCGCTGTTCGGCGGCTGGGAGCTCCTGTTCCGGTCGGGCGGCGTGGTCGCCGCCATGCTCGCGCTCGTCGGGATCGCCCTGGCCGCGACCCACTGGGGCTGGGTGCACGTCGCCGAGTACGTCGGCCTCACGATCGACGACCGCCGCGAACGGGCGGCGGACGAACGCAGGCGAGCTTGGCTCGCGAGCATCCAGCCATACCCCCGCTTCAGCGTCAGGACCAGCGTGCTGGACGACGCCTCGACCCGCGTCGAGCGCATCCTCCACCGGCCCGTTCTCACCGCCCGGAACACGTTTACCTTCGTTCGGGAAACGGACGTCGCGGAGACGTTCGACGCCGACGCATCGGCGGCGACGATTGCCACGGCAGTCGAGACGATGCGCCGCAAGGCGCGGCTCGAGACCGACCGGATCCGGGATCTGTGGGAGGCCGCCTCCACCGCATACGAGGCAGCCCTGCTCAGCGCCCGTGGCGAGCAAGAGCGCCTGGCCGCTCAGCGCGCCGCGGCCACGGCGCTGTCCGAGCACATCAACGCCTCGCTGCTCGAACCCCCACTCGTCGAATAGACAGCCCGCGTGACCAGGCTCTCGGCCTGCTTCCCCTGCCGGCGCTCAGGCTCACCTCGAGCCCCGGACTTCCCGCCGGGCGCGGCTCAGGCGTGCCTCGGCGCGTTCGGAGGCGAGCTTCAGTTCGAGTAGGCGAGCCGCGCTGGTGGGGCGCGGGCCATACACCTTCGCTCGGTAGAGGGCGTAGCGCTCGCGACGGTAGCGATCCTCTGCCTCGAGATCCGCGATCCGCAGCGCGCGCTCGCGCGCGGCGGGGTCGAGGGGCATGTTGTTCAAGTCCGCCGGGTCTCGTTGCGCTTGGCGGCCGGATAGCGTTGCCGTTCCGCGTCGGTCATCTGCCGGATCACGAGGGAGCCGTTGCGCACCTGCCGCTCCATCGCCGCCGCGCGCTCTCGCCGACGCTCCTCTCGCCGTTCCTGATGGCTTTTCACGTCGAAGCCTCCGGCCTGGCGTGTCCGCCACCGGCAGGCGATTGGCCCGGCTCGCGGGTGGCATCGGTTTTGTAGCGCCGCGGGTCGCCGGCTCGGCGATGGGCGGCTTGGTCGCCGACGTCGTGCCAGTACCCGTTGGCGCGCGGGAGTGGCGCGAGCAAGAACATCTCCACGGCGCAGTCAGGGTCGATGTGGTTGTTGCTCATGAACGCGGTCACGGTGCGTCCGCTCAGGCGCTCCACGGCCGCGACCGCGTCGTCGCGCATGATCCTCTGCACGGCGTCGCGCTGCTTCAGCACGACGCGCTCCTCGCCCCGCTCGACGAGCTTCCACTCGCTTTTGCTGAGCGTGTCGGCGAGCATGCAAACGATGAAGTCGTTGGCGATCGTCGTCTGCGCGCGCGTCGGCCCGCGGCCACTGCAGTCGCGCAGGAGCTGCGCGATGGCGATCGAAATTGCGGCCGCGCACGCGCCCGACTCA is part of the Thermoleophilaceae bacterium genome and encodes:
- a CDS encoding cold-shock protein — protein: MATGTVKWFNDDKGFGFVTPDDAGKDLFVHHSGIAGDGFKSLREGAKVSYDAEAGDKGPKAVNVQPL
- a CDS encoding class I SAM-dependent methyltransferase, with the translated sequence MADRGDIEFTYSLTDRVIRLSLGELADFSGAKYDGDFSLSLEQAQRRKHDYVAEQIGIGPGRRVLDLGCGWGPLLGYIRERGGLGVGVTLSSAQLAACRRHGLDVHLQDARQVTRGRFGGFDGVASLGAFEHFCSPEDFEAGRQEQIYRGLFVRVAELLPDAGRFYLQTMVFGRNMIPREQIDMQALRGLPPRSSDAWLLALLGRQFPGSWLPFGKEQVTACAQPRFRLVSAVSGRLDYIETIREWNARIGTRSLRKTLLKLRLLPRWMTSADFRLAFTSGVSANMVCFERELLDHYRLVFEKRGSSEASADVA
- a CDS encoding SPFH domain-containing protein — translated: MPLFFFTVEQQERAIVERFGKFVRVAGPGLQRKSPFVERVAGRMSLQVEQLNADIETKTQDNVFVVVKLAIQYMVSADDSKVKDAFYKLDDPEVQMKSYAFDVVRSHIPTMELDEAYADADTIAKHIQDTLQKQMADYGYEIIKALITNIEPDQRVRDAMNNINAARRNQEAATAQGEGDKTLRIKKAEAESEAMRLHGEGVAAERKAIAQGLKDSLALIADESTIDPKEAMGLVALTQYMDTIRSVGEHGNMTTLLLPHSPASVGSLMDQVQAGMLTGNLAADAATGGGNGVASASRRPSPPASDGD
- a CDS encoding Na-translocating system protein MpsC family protein, producing the protein MTSPEYQEPESGACAAAISIAIAQLLRDCSGRGPTRAQTTIANDFIVCMLADTLSKSEWKLVERGEERVVLKQRDAVQRIMRDDAVAAVERLSGRTVTAFMSNNHIDPDCAVEMFLLAPLPRANGYWHDVGDQAAHRRAGDPRRYKTDATREPGQSPAGGGHARPEAST